DNA from Marinagarivorans cellulosilyticus:
TATTAGAGTTTGAGGAGCAGGTTACTGTTAGCGGCTTGTTCGGCGTTTGAGTTTAGTTACCTGATGACTATGCTTTTTCTGACCTGAGGTAGTAATCTGCGCAGTAGGTATCACTTTTTGAGAGCTGGCCCGGCTTGTCGTCATTGTGACTTTTATAATTCAACCAATCTAAAGCCAAAATTGTTTTTGCGTGCTGTTTTTATAAAATAAAAGCGGTTGCTGGACCTTAAGTTATCTTTCCCGTCCTTCCAGGAGCCACCACGCAATACTGTAACTTGGCATTGGCGGGCTGATTTTTTTGCCTGTGAGTAATTTTTGCTATAGCAGCTATCTACCCATTCCCACACGTTGCCGTGCATATCAAATAGCCCCCATGCGTTAGGCTTAAACGATTGCGAAACGAGCGTACCTTTTTGCTTTTGGGTAGCGCAGGTGCTGGCAAACCCATCGTCAAACTGCGCTTGCGTACAGTCGAGGTTATTGCCCCATGCGAAGTCGCTCGTGCTGCCGGCGCGGGCGGCATATTCCCATTCGGCTTCTGTGGGTAGGCGGTATTGTTTACCGGTAATGAATGTTAGCCAAGGGATAAACCTTTCTACAATATCGCTGTAACTGATATTAATGACAGGGTGATTACCACGGCCCCAATGTTCGTCGCTTGGGCGATGTAAACACATGCGAACTTCTAAGCAGAAATCCCAAAGGGTAAAGGGTATTTCTGTTTTACCCAATTTAAACGCATCGAGGGTAACGCGGTGTTGCGGCGCTTCGTCGCTATCGTTTTGGTTGCTGCCCATTAAAAAACTGCCTGCGGGGATGGGTATAAAGTGGTCCTCTAAATAGCGCGCCACTTCACTGCGAATATTGGCAAGTTTGGCTGCGGTGTATTCTTTTGCAATTTCTTGGTTGCGTTTGAATCCATCCACCACTTCTTTAAAGGCATACTGATTAAACGTAAGCTCGGCTTGCTGGTATTTTCGCAATGCGGTAACAAGGTCGCCTTGCTTTAGTGCGGCTTGTGCTTGGTGATTAAGCTTGTGTGCGTAATCGGCAATAGGCGATGGCGCATTAACCGATTTCATCATGCGGTACATCATTAATGTTTCTTTGCCTTGTACTGTAGCGTTTTTAGCTTGAAACAACGTTTTGCTGGCATTGAAATTGGCACGCATGGTGGTGATTTTTGTAATTAACGTCTGGGCGATTTGCCGCGCTTGATGGCAATTGTCTTGCTGAATAGCTGTAGAAAGCTCGGCGAATTGTTGGTTTAATCGGCGTGTTTGGCTATTGGGAAAAATCACTTTATCAGTAATTTCTTCTTGAAAAATTAATGCCTGCCTTTGCGTGCTGGACTCTAGCATGGGAAACATCACGCTATTTTTAAGCGCCATGCGTTCTGCATTAAGGGCGTATTGTTCGCGCTTAATGTCTTGCAATAAATTGGCTGGCTTTAGGTTATTTGGGTGGCCTGTTTTGTCACAGGCGGCGTGGCTGATATTAATACCGAAGCTAATAAAAACCACAGCGATATAAACAGCGGTTTTTTTTAGCGTAAGAAGAGATACATTCGCAAACATCAGGCGGTACTCGAAAGCGATGGGTGATAAAAATTTCTAATTTAGCTTTTTTTAAAACTCTCCAAAAAATAAAGCAGGCCGTTTTAAAGCGGCCTGCTTTTAGGGGGGGCGAGTGTTTAAAAAGTCATTTGTGGTTTTTCGGCGTTGCGGTCCACAATCCAGGTGCGCAGTGCCTGAATAACGGGCTCTTGGTAGGGCATAGGGTTGCGGCAATTAACGCCGCTTGTGCAACTAACATTGGCGTTTTGGCTGGTGCCGGCCGCTTTTAAATACAGCCAGCTAGCGTTTAAATCGCCAGGTACAACATATTTCCAATTATTAACCAATGATGCATTACCTAATAATTGCTCGACGATTTCGGTCGAGGTAATGTTTCCGCCTAGCTGTAAGTCATTCATAATTTGCGCATCGCCATGGCATTGCAAGCAGCCGTTGTCTTCAAAGGCTGGGCGGACTACTTCGTGAAAAAAGCCAGATTCTCTTGGCGCATCGGTATCGCCACCGGGGTTGTCGGTATCTCCATCGGGGTTGCGCGAGGCGACAGAAATTTCACGCCAGTGATCCATTTCGCGGCACTGCCTTAACATTTCGGCTTTGTAGTCTTCGTCGTCACGAGTTTTGCCTTTGGCTTGGCGGTAGTTTTCCCACACGTTATCGATCCAGCCGTGCAGCTTCCAAAATAAGTAAGCATCCAAATTTTGGTTGTTATTGTTAACCGAGTGCTCTACCCCCATGCCTGGCGAGCCGTTGGAGTGTAAGTCGATGTGTAAATTATTAAAGTTAAAACCGGTACTGCCCGGCGCTCCACCGCACTGCAGCCAAGTGCCTAACTCGCCTTCGGTGGCGAAGCGGTTTAAATAACTATCGATATTGTCGCCCATTTCGGCAGAGGTGAGCTGGCTGTTATTCCAGTCTCTAAAATAGGGGCGCAAAACCTCAGGGTAATCATTGCGGCTTGGGAATTTATCCCAGCCAGAAAACTGCTCTGCATGGTCGGGCCACAATTGTTTAAGTTGCTCGAGCATTAAGCGGTGGCCGGCTAAAAATTCCAAGCCATCTTGGTGGCCAGAGCAGGTGGTTTCTTCGGCTTGAAAAAGCGGGTCTTGGCAGGCGTTGGGCAAATCTGGCCTTGGGGTTTCACCAAAACCGCCGCAAGCGCGTACGTTGTGCCAAAGTACGTGGGCATCTTGCCAGCCGTTTTCGTACATGTATTCGTAAACGGTGGGGTGGACGGTCGCATTTTTAACGCCGCCACCGGCATCAAACTCTGTTGGCCCGTCGGTGATAAAGCCGTTAGTAATATGGGGTTTAAAGCCTTCTAGGCAGTGGTCGTAATTGGCGATATCGCCTTCAGAAGACGACGAAGATGCTACTTGGGGCTCGCTAGAGCTGGACGCTTGGCTTGAAATAGCCGCGCTACTCGACACGCTTTGCGAGCTTGAAGTTTCGGTTTTGTCGCCAACACAGCCTGAAATCAATAGCGCTGCTGAGCAAGCCAATACTAGGTGTTGGGATGGAACGAGGTTGCGAAGTTTCATTTTATCCTCGGCACTTTTATGTGTGATTAATCAACGTTATGTACGGGTAATTAAAGGTGTATAGGCATTAACGGTGTATAGGAGCAGGCAGCACCCATGTGCTGCCGTATTGCCGAAAACTACAGTGGTATTGCCACCATTTCGGCAAGCGTGCCGAGGGCGTGCTCGGCGGTATTGGCTTTTTAGCTTTTTAGCTTTAGGCGATAATGATCGATTTATAGACCAGTAAGGAGCCATCGCGCTGGCGGCTAGATTCCATTAGCCATTGGCCGGGCGAAGAGCCGCCGAATTCAGGGTCTGATTGCATGGTGCGGTCTTGTACTTTGCCTTCGTTTTCATCCACGTGGCTGTATTCAGGGTGGCTTAGGTGGATGTCGTTGCACAGGCTGTCGGCAAAACCAAATTGGGTGGTCAGTAACTCCATGCCGTTGCGCATAAAACGCAAATGGATGTGCGTTGTGCGGCCGGCGTACCAATAAGGGAAGCAAGATTTAAAATACACAATGCCATCGGCATTGGTGATTTGGCCGCCGCGATGCCAGTATTTGGTCATGGCGCGGGCATTGTTATCGGCGCAGCTAAGGCCGAAACTGCCATCCCAGTAGCCGGGGCCAATTTCTGTGGCGGTTGAACGGTCGTCGGAATAAAGGCCTTCACAGTTGGTGTGCCATATTTCTACCGTTACGCCGTCCATTGGATTACAGCCTGCATCCATTACTTGAAAACCAAATACAGTGGGCAAACCAACTTCGCCATCAGAGATATCTTCGCGTAAATAATCGCTAGGGCGGAAAAAACATGGCCCGAGTATTTGGCTGCCAGTTTGCTGGCTACAGGTAGTGGGTTGGCTATTGCCAAAGGGGCTGCTAGGCGGGAAGGGGGCGGTCATCGCGGCTGTGCCACCTCTGGCCCAACCTTCTACTACCGGTGCTTCGCTGCTTGAAGCAGCTTGGCTGCTAGAGGCTAATTCGCTCGAGCTGGCTTCACTTGAGCTACTTAGACTCGAACTGCTAGAACTAAGGATTGATGAAGAGCTTTCTGTGCTTGTGCCGGCGCAACCTATTAAGCCAACAGCCGGAAATGCGGCTACGGCGGAACCGAAAACTTGGACAAACTTGCGACGGTGAATCTGCGGTATTGCTGGCTTGGATATCTCTTCGTTCGGTTGCTTTGTCATGGTCCACCTCGAATAGGTAAATTTAAGAATTTACCTATTATGTACAAAAATATGACAAATAAAGCATTTTTAGCGTTTTTAATTGCGACTCGGTTCGAGTTTTTAGATATGTTGTTGCCATTGTTTTTAGCCGCGGCCAAATAAATACTCGGCTTGCGGTAAATGAGTATGTGTAACATTTTTGTCATAAAAAAATATCTTTTCATGCGTTAAAAAATGAACGCGCTTTACGGGTAAATCCACCGCTGAGAAGGGCCATTTTTGGTATTAGTGCACATGGTGTTGGGTAATATTCCCTTTTTTTACTGTTGCATAGCGTTAAGGTGGGATGGCTGTATTTGTGTGCTTGTTATATAAATAAATCTTTAGCCGTGGTATCAACATAAGGGCACCTCTAAAAATAGTAATTTTTTTGTGAGAGCAAAGAAGCACCGCCCGGAGAGCTGCAGTTTACGTGGTGTAAATGAGGACTCGAGGACGGAGCTGATGCCGCTATCGCGTAAAAAGTGCATTTTTAGAGATGCCCATAAACTTGGGGGAATAACTATGTTAAATAAAGAGCAGTTGGGGCAACTAAAAGCCAAGGTGCGGTCGGTTCAGCCAGCCAAAGAGGGTGATGTTAATTTAGGGCCGCTAAAATTATTACCGGGCACCTGGAGTAATAAAGCCTTGCCTGGGCGCGGTTGGAATATGATTGCAGTTCCTTTTTCGGGCGGGCCGGTAGGTTATCGTTTATTGCTGAACCAGTTCGATGAAACGCTAAAATTTAGTTTTGTCGACGACCGAGTAGCAAACCGCGGCATAACCGTAACAGGCGCCGAAGACGATCAATTTGTGGTTGCCCTAGATTACGAGCAAAAAATTGATCAAATAGCTGTGGCCGATTTCCCCGAAAGCGGTTTGGCCGGTGAGCCAGGCGCGACGATTCATCACGAGCCCGGCTTGTGGCTTCACATGACGAACAAAACAACCGATAACCTCGATATTGCGCGTTTAGCGACGATCCCGCATGGCGACTCGGTTTTAGCGTTGGGTACCAGCGATACCAGCTCGCAGACCCCTCAAATCGATAGCGTTAACGGCTTGCCTATCGGTGTTAGTCACAATTTAGGCGGGCCGTATTTAGCGCCATACAAACACTTTAATGACACCCCTTTTAAAGGAGTGGTGGATGCCCCTGGCTTCCCAGGTTTTAACCCTGTTGACCCTAGTGCGTTATTAAAATTAGCTAACGAAGGTGTGAATATTGTGCGTACAACCAAGCTAGAGGTAGATACCACCATGCAGGAAGCAGGCATAGTGAACATTCCTTTTATTGTGAAGCAGGCCAACGCCTCCGATATGAAGTCCACCTTCTGGATTCAAGAAATTGAAGAAACCGATGCAAATGGGAAATTAAAAACCACTTTGCGCCTGCAGTACCTTCAGGTGGTTATGTTAGATTTCTTCCCGCGTAAAGACGGCGCCGCAGGCTTAATCCGCTGGCCGCATATCAGTATTAATACGCTGGAAAAAGATAACAACGACAGCCAAAAATACGCCAGCTGATCCCCATTAACGTTGCTAAATACTAAAAGCCCATCACCAGACGGTGATGGGCTTTTGCGTTGTGTGGGGGGAAGTCGGGTTAAAGTAGGGCGGGGTTTTTAGGTCTCATGGGGGTAGTGATTAAGGGCAAGCTTAAGGGGACACACATTCTAAATTCTGGACAAAAAACGATCACCTACTAGGCTTAATGTATTACCCTCTGCCGCTAGGTGATTACCATGACAAAAGCTCGCAAAGTCCAGGTTTCGCTAGATGCCACGCCCTATTATCACTGTGTCAGTAGGTGTGTCAGAAAGGCTTTCTTGTGCGGCCGAGATAACCACACAGGGCAAGACTACGAACATCGTCGCCAGTGGATTGAAGACCGGTTATTGCTATTGGCTGAGGTCTTTGCCATCGATTTGTGTGCCTATGCCGTGATGTCGAATCATGTACATACCGTCTTGCATATCAATGCTGCCGAGGCCCATCACCTGACGGATTTAGAGGTGTGCGAACGCTGGCATCGGCTTTATAAGGGTACGGTGCTCACACAAAAATACGCTCGGCAGGACCCTATGAATAAAGCCGAGCAAGTCGCCGTTAAAATGCGCATTGATCAGTGGCGCCTCAATCTATTTGATATTAGCAAGTTTATGAAGGCGCTGAATGAGCCGATTGCTCGCATGGCCAATGCGGAAGATAAGTGCACGGGGCGGTTTTGGGAGGGGCGTTTTAAATCGCAAGCGCTGTGTGACGAAGCGGCATTAGCGGCCTGCATGGCCTATGTTGATTTAAATCCCATTCGCGCGAAAATGGCCGAAACCCCTGAAACCAGCGATCATACCTCGATAAAACAGCGTATAACTGCGGCAAAAAGTAATCAGTCCCCGAAAAACTTGACACAATTTGTGGGTAACCCGCGCGAGCCAATGCCGCAAGGCTTGCCGTTTACATTAAAGGATTATATTGAGTTGGTGGATTGGACGGGCAGAGCAATACGTAATGACAAGAGGGGGTACATTGCCTCAACTTTACCCCCGATTATCGATCGACTAGGCATCGAGCCGGAGAACTGGTTAGAGCTGACCCGCGCCTTCGAAAAGAACACGAAAACCTTTGTTGGGTCCGGTGATCATATCGAAAGTGCCGCCTTTACCATGGGCTACCAGCGTACCCCTAATCGGCGGCGCTGCCAGTCGTTATTTGGCTGATCACCCGCTTATTTCCGGTCTCCTTCCTCACGCCGCGAGGCTTAGCGCTGCTTGGGTATATAGCTTGCTGTTCTAGAAATGCATTTTTGTTAGCCTGCGGCCATAAGATCACGGGCTGTAGCTCTATCTGAAAAAATATTGCTGGGTGTGAGGCATGGGGTGGGTAGTTTTGATTGCTTTATAGAGTGAGTGTCCCTGTAATTTGCTCGAGACCCTGAAAACCCTACCTATTTACTACCGGCCTATGCTGCGGACGATTTGCACCTAAATATCACCGGCTACCAGGCCTTGGCTGATTTTGTTGATTTAAAATTATTTTCCGAGTGACATAGCGGCACAGCCCCCTAAAAATAAAGATCCCAATTTTTAGGGGCTAGCATTCGGTTTTTTGATAAAGAGTGCGTTCAAGGGAGTCTGGCCATTAATTTTCACGGTTTTATAAGAGCTTAATTTAACGCTAGCGCTTATGGTGTAAAAATCAACGACTCTGATCCCTTTGATTCCTGGCTATTTTTTCAAGCGTTCCCACGCTTCGATTACCGTATAACCATTGGGCAAGAACTCCATCCGATCCAGCACGAACGCCGCCGCTATTTTGCAGACTGCCAATAAGAAATAAAAAAAGCCGCTAAGGCGGTTAAGCTTTAGCGGCTTTTGGTATGGCAATTTAAAAATGCATTATAAAAAAATCAGGTTAATAACCAGAGCGGCTTAACACGAGTGCCTGTCCTAGTTATTATTGTGAAACATGTGGCGGGTAGTTTTTATTGTTTTTTAGGGTGAGTGTCCTTTTGGGTTTGTGAGTAAGGCGCTGCAGAGAAAATTGGCTTTTTTGATGATGCAGCTGAAAACCGGGTATTCAAGTCACCCGACGAACCCTGCATAACATTATTTTGCAATGACTGGTTCAAGGAGGTTGTTGAATTGAATAACTTAACCGGTATTAAATTCAGCGCCGAACTGGTTGAGCGTCATAACTTATTCGATCGGTAGGTTTTTACACTTATCGCATTGAAGTGAATTTTACAAATTCGGGACACGCCAATCACTCCTGCCTTCATCATAAAAATTCCTGTAAGCTTAGACAAACATTGCCGCGGTCTGTTTTATTACAAGATGCACTGAATATTCTTGATGTAGCGAAAGGCGATTGACGAAATTTCGCAATCGCTGCTAGACTCTGGCGCCAGTTAACACAAACATTAGATTGGTAATGGTAAGGAGCGATGATGGCTGGCAATGATAATCAAGATGATGTAAACGGCAATGAGATCCCCTTAATTGAGGTGCTGACAGCTCTGCGAGAGGCGGTTGAAGAAGCGAAGAAAGGCGCTTTAGATGCGCAGTCTGATATACGCTTTAACCTAGACGATATTGAAGTAGAATTAGAAACTGTGGTCACTAAGACGACTACGGCAGAGGGTGGGGTTGGCGCCAAGCTTTTTGTGGTGGATATTAAAGCGGGGGGGAAGGCGGAATACTCTAACGCTATGAAGCAGAAGCTAACGTTTCGTTTAAGCCCCGTCACTAAGGGGGGAAGTAATGAAATCCTTCTTAGTAATGAAGAGTCTTAAATGTCGTTGAATCTAGGGCCGTCAATGGCTCTATGCAGTAAAGAGTAACTCATTATGGAGAGTGCACAGTTACCCCAAATAATAGTGAAAATTCGTGTGCCCAAATCCAACGGCTATTTCGCTGTGGGTACGGGCTTTGTAATTGCTGCAGATTTAGTGGCTACCGCCAAGCATGTAGTTGAATTCAGTAAGCGCAACGTCGATCGGCCCGTTGAACTTCATCGGGCTCAGGATCTTTCTCTAGAAGATCCTCCTAAGTACCTTGCAGATCGTCAATATGCATACATCGGGGGTAATGCCGTTGATTTTGTTGTTTTAAGGCTTACGCAGTCTATCGTCTCAGATTTAAACTTTCCGTTAATTGCTAGGGAATTCCCAGAGGCTCATGATAAATGGTTAAGCTATGGCTTTCCTGTAGTAGGAAAGAGGCTTGAAGACTTCTTCGGTGAGCTTGTTCCTGTTATGGGAACATTTTTTCCGACGGGTGCAGATAATAATTCGTGTCATCTGAAGTCGGCTGATAATGCTAAATTGGCGCCTAGAGATGATGCTGGTCAATCGTCAGCTTGGCAGGGATTATCCGGTGCCCCAGTTTTTCGTAACGGAAAGTTTTATGGATGTATCAGTAGCTCTCCAACGAGTTTGGAGGAGCGATTTAGAGCTATTTCATTTCCTTCATTACTGCGGAATTGTTCAGAATTTAGAGAGTTCGTCAATACAGATCTCTACCCCGAATCTAAAGTCATTCAAGAGTTCCAACAAAGCTTGATCGCTAAAATCACGCCTCTATTAAAAGACCTACCAATATTTAATGAGCTACTAGAAGAGTATGGCTATAGTCGAGAGACTTCTCCTGGAGAATTGGCGACTATTTTTGTGACTGAGCCTGGGTATCAGGAAAATTGTAAAGATATTCTCGATGCGATTAAGGATATTCTTTCTCGTGAAGATATTGTTGCGCGTTATCAGGGGGAATGGGCCTACGTAGTACAGTCAGCGGTAATTCTATGCAAGTGGCTTATTTTGAATGTGGTGCGCACTCAATGGCTTAGGGCAAAAAACCTCGATAAAGACTGTTTTATTGATCGAGCGAACCTCAACTCAATTGAATTGAGTTCTGCAGTGGAAGTCGAATTAATCGTTGCTCGTTGTTTGATGGTTGCTCCGAAGATTCAACAAAACAGCGCTAATAATCAATTGCAGTGTGGCTCGGAATTGTCATTTTTTGATGCCTTTGAAGCTCACAACCCTGAGGCGACGCACCAAGAGCTATTGATCCCGTTATATAAAGAGTTTTTTCGGCGCAACCCAGAAGGACTGAGTGAAAGTCGCATAGTAGAAGCCATTATTGAGCATGTGGCTAGTGAAACTTCGCAAGGGAGACCTCGCCGTAGGAAAACTAATCGAGCTTCCGTTATCTATTTCTTAATCAACAAAGACCGTTACGATCGTTTACAAAATAATTGTCAGGAATTGCTTACAAAGTTTGGCGCTGCTTTAGGTGGGAGATTGCAATTTATTTGTTGCGGTGGCGATGATGGAGAAGCGTTCTCGGAACCACTTACTAATTTGTTGGCTGCACTTAGGTCGATCTATGTGTTAAATACTCCAAGGTAACACTTATGACTGCATTCACCCTAGAAAACTTCACGCCAAACGAACTCCGCGTTGAAGATAGAAATCAAAACCTGTATCACCTTTTCGATAGTGCAGATTGCGCAGCACTTTGGTCAGCCTATGCGGCTGGGCGGCCGTTATTATTGCGTGGTAAGCCGGGTACTGGTAAAACCCAGTTGGCCAAAGCGATTGCCAAACAACTGGGCTGGGCTTACGTGAGCGAAGTGATTAACGGCAGTACCGAGCTTAGCGATTTACATTATCATTTTGATGCTGTTGGGCGTTTAGCTGAGGCGCAAGTGAAAGGGCTTAATAGCGAGCAGGCGAAACAAAATGTTGACCCCGCACAGTTTATTTCACCCGGTGTTTTTTGGTGGGCTTACCAATGGCAAACGGCTTGTGAATACTATAAAAACTGCCAATACAGTTTGCGGCCTCGGCCGTTGATACCGGGTGTTGATGGCGACGCCGAATGCCCTAGTAGCGTCAATGGCGTTGTTTTGCTACTTGATGAAATCGATAAGGCGCCACCTGAATTGGCCAATGGTTTGTTAGAAACCCTTGGTGAGGGCCGTTTCCAGCCGCCGTTTGTGCCGCAGGCCGTCTCTCGCTCGTCTACACCGCTGTTAACCGTTATTACTACGAATGAGGAGCGGGAGTTGCCCACGGCATTTTTACGTCGCTGTTTTGTGCACACCCTAAAAATGGAATCCAGTAGTGACAATGTTGAAATTACGCTACCCAATAATCCTGATGTTCCACAAGCAGTCACCAAGCGAAGCCAGTGGTTAATTGAAAGGGGCGTGTGGCATTTTAAAACTAAGATTGCCGATCAAGTCTATGTAGAGGCTGCAGATTTGCTTTGGCAGGATATTGCTCGCTCCCAAGGTAGCCAATATCAGCCAGGGCTAGCCGAGTATATTGATCTATTAAAGGCTTTAGAAAATTTAGATCATACACAGCAACTTGAGCGCTTGAGAGTAATTAGTTCTTATGCCTTAGAGAAAGAGTTGGTGAGTTAATGGCCGCCTGGGGGCGTTTGGCATTAATAACCTTGGCTGATCATCCAAGAGAATTGGCTGATATTGCCGAGCGTTTGGGGTATGTGAATAATCTGGAGGCATTAGCTCCAGATATTAATGAGTCTATTGGTGAAGCGACTCAAGATGAAGGTACTATTATACCCCCTCGGCCCAAAGGTCCTGATGAGTTACAGAACGGAAAAATAACACCAACGGTCGTGCCGCCGGCGATATTTGTACACGTTATTGAACGGCGCTTTCTAGAGCAAAACGATACTCCCCCTAAATATATTGATGGCCCTCAGCTTTCTTTGCAGGCAAAGCCAGGTACCTATCAGTTTTCGCCGCCTGCCGAAATAATGCCTTTGGCAAAGTGTTTGCCTTTGTTGATCAATGAACTTGGCGTTAAAAGGCAAATGCGGCGTGTGGATACCCGCAGGCTTACCAAAACCGTTGCCTCAGGCGGTACACTTAAGCGGATTCCTAAGCTTAGCAAGCAGCGTTGGCCCAGTCGTTTACATGTGGTTATTGCGACCAGCATAAATAATGAGCCCTATTGGCGAGATTTCGCCAATATCGCCGCTGGCCTAAAAAAAGTGTTGGGCAGTCAGATTATTGATTGTGTTCAGTTAGATATTTCACATGAAGTAGACGACAGCGTGCTTTGCCGGCCATGGCTAGAAGCCAGCGAAGAGCTGGCAGCCTCTGGCGAATCTTGGTCGGGCCCATGGCAACCGCCAATCGATGAGGCGCCGATACTCTTGTTAAGCGATTTGGGTGTTGATGCCGGAGGTGCGGTAATGACCGAATCGACCTACCTTTGGCGGAAGTTTTTTAGGCGGCTTAACAATTATCGCGGTCGAATCATTTGCTTAAACCCCGCGCCCAATACTCCCAATTTTGAAGCTTGGCCAAATTCAGTTGCTTGCGTACCTATCAACGATGGTCGCGCCATGCCGCGATATGCGTTTAATCGGGGCTATGATTTTACTTCAAATGCAGGGCTCGAGGAATTGCTTGGCTTATTGGCCTATTTACCGCTTATTGATGTAGGCCTCGTGCGCAAAGTTCGTCGTGCTTTTAATTTGGGTTCTAGCGATTTAGAAGGTTTATTTTGGAGCCACTCTCATGTACAGCAGGGTGGCATTGGCTGTAGGGTGAGCCGAACGGCTGATGAGCACCAAAAATACTACGATCAATACATCAGGGTTGATAGTTGCCTGCATAATAAACTTTGGGATCTTGTAGAGCAGCATCACTTTAGTGCTTTTGAAGGTTTAAAAAAGCTAGAAACATTTGTTCGTTTTAGTTTGGTAGCACCAGCTAGTGATGCCCAATGGCTGCAATTTGATCAAGCCGCTAACTATTTAAAACAACTCGTGGCTACTGGTTGGCAGTCCTCAGGCTCGCCCAATGTTGCCCCGCAATGTGGTACGTTTTATCAATGCTTGCCGGTTGATATTTGGCAAGCGGACGGTGAAGTCGCGGATATTGCTTATGGCCTTTTTGTTGCCGCTCACCGGCAGCAGCTTGTACAAGGGGAGGTGCCTACTGTACTCCCGCAAGGCTTTCGGCAAGAGAAATTAGCTTGGCTGGCACAGGGGTTAAGCTCCAAATTAAATTGGACTATTGCAGTAAGCAGTGCGCAGGGCGAATTTGCCATTGCAGCGGGTCAAAATGTACTAGGCCGCATCGGGGAAATCATCACAACGCATGGCGGCGTGATTGAATATGGCCGTGTCGTAAACGGCGAGTACCAAAAACAAAGTACTTTTAACCCCGCTCGTGATCAGCCCAAAATAAAAGTACAGCCGAATGAAATTGCTTACTTTCGTTCCGATTGTGAGTTAGTAACGCTGGAAGGCTTTAAGCGCCCGCAATGGGCGGACAGGGTGGGTTATGACGATACAGGTTTGTATTGCGAAAA
Protein-coding regions in this window:
- a CDS encoding formylglycine-generating enzyme family protein, whose product is MFANVSLLTLKKTAVYIAVVFISFGINISHAACDKTGHPNNLKPANLLQDIKREQYALNAERMALKNSVMFPMLESSTQRQALIFQEEITDKVIFPNSQTRRLNQQFAELSTAIQQDNCHQARQIAQTLITKITTMRANFNASKTLFQAKNATVQGKETLMMYRMMKSVNAPSPIADYAHKLNHQAQAALKQGDLVTALRKYQQAELTFNQYAFKEVVDGFKRNQEIAKEYTAAKLANIRSEVARYLEDHFIPIPAGSFLMGSNQNDSDEAPQHRVTLDAFKLGKTEIPFTLWDFCLEVRMCLHRPSDEHWGRGNHPVINISYSDIVERFIPWLTFITGKQYRLPTEAEWEYAARAGSTSDFAWGNNLDCTQAQFDDGFASTCATQKQKGTLVSQSFKPNAWGLFDMHGNVWEWVDSCYSKNYSQAKKSARQCQVTVLRGGSWKDGKDNLRSSNRFYFIKTARKNNFGFRLVEL
- a CDS encoding heme-binding protein; the encoded protein is MLNKEQLGQLKAKVRSVQPAKEGDVNLGPLKLLPGTWSNKALPGRGWNMIAVPFSGGPVGYRLLLNQFDETLKFSFVDDRVANRGITVTGAEDDQFVVALDYEQKIDQIAVADFPESGLAGEPGATIHHEPGLWLHMTNKTTDNLDIARLATIPHGDSVLALGTSDTSSQTPQIDSVNGLPIGVSHNLGGPYLAPYKHFNDTPFKGVVDAPGFPGFNPVDPSALLKLANEGVNIVRTTKLEVDTTMQEAGIVNIPFIVKQANASDMKSTFWIQEIEETDANGKLKTTLRLQYLQVVMLDFFPRKDGAAGLIRWPHISINTLEKDNNDSQKYAS
- a CDS encoding transposase; translated protein: MTKARKVQVSLDATPYYHCVSRCVRKAFLCGRDNHTGQDYEHRRQWIEDRLLLLAEVFAIDLCAYAVMSNHVHTVLHINAAEAHHLTDLEVCERWHRLYKGTVLTQKYARQDPMNKAEQVAVKMRIDQWRLNLFDISKFMKALNEPIARMANAEDKCTGRFWEGRFKSQALCDEAALAACMAYVDLNPIRAKMAETPETSDHTSIKQRITAAKSNQSPKNLTQFVGNPREPMPQGLPFTLKDYIELVDWTGRAIRNDKRGYIASTLPPIIDRLGIEPENWLELTRAFEKNTKTFVGSGDHIESAAFTMGYQRTPNRRRCQSLFG
- a CDS encoding trypco2 family protein; this encodes MMAGNDNQDDVNGNEIPLIEVLTALREAVEEAKKGALDAQSDIRFNLDDIEVELETVVTKTTTAEGGVGAKLFVVDIKAGGKAEYSNAMKQKLTFRLSPVTKGGSNEILLSNEES
- a CDS encoding serine protease, encoding MESAQLPQIIVKIRVPKSNGYFAVGTGFVIAADLVATAKHVVEFSKRNVDRPVELHRAQDLSLEDPPKYLADRQYAYIGGNAVDFVVLRLTQSIVSDLNFPLIAREFPEAHDKWLSYGFPVVGKRLEDFFGELVPVMGTFFPTGADNNSCHLKSADNAKLAPRDDAGQSSAWQGLSGAPVFRNGKFYGCISSSPTSLEERFRAISFPSLLRNCSEFREFVNTDLYPESKVIQEFQQSLIAKITPLLKDLPIFNELLEEYGYSRETSPGELATIFVTEPGYQENCKDILDAIKDILSREDIVARYQGEWAYVVQSAVILCKWLILNVVRTQWLRAKNLDKDCFIDRANLNSIELSSAVEVELIVARCLMVAPKIQQNSANNQLQCGSELSFFDAFEAHNPEATHQELLIPLYKEFFRRNPEGLSESRIVEAIIEHVASETSQGRPRRRKTNRASVIYFLINKDRYDRLQNNCQELLTKFGAALGGRLQFICCGGDDGEAFSEPLTNLLAALRSIYVLNTPR
- a CDS encoding AAA family ATPase translates to MTAFTLENFTPNELRVEDRNQNLYHLFDSADCAALWSAYAAGRPLLLRGKPGTGKTQLAKAIAKQLGWAYVSEVINGSTELSDLHYHFDAVGRLAEAQVKGLNSEQAKQNVDPAQFISPGVFWWAYQWQTACEYYKNCQYSLRPRPLIPGVDGDAECPSSVNGVVLLLDEIDKAPPELANGLLETLGEGRFQPPFVPQAVSRSSTPLLTVITTNEERELPTAFLRRCFVHTLKMESSSDNVEITLPNNPDVPQAVTKRSQWLIERGVWHFKTKIADQVYVEAADLLWQDIARSQGSQYQPGLAEYIDLLKALENLDHTQQLERLRVISSYALEKELVS